In Cicer arietinum cultivar CDC Frontier isolate Library 1 chromosome 1, Cicar.CDCFrontier_v2.0, whole genome shotgun sequence, one DNA window encodes the following:
- the LOC101490531 gene encoding cullin-1, with amino-acid sequence MSERKTIDLDQGWDFMLKGIMKLKNILEGLPEPQFSSEDYMMLYTTIYNMCTQKPPHDYSQQLYDKYKESFEEYIISTVLPSLREKHDEFMLRELVRRWANHKIMVRWLSRFFHYLDRYFIARRSLPPLNEVGLTCFRDLVYKELNGKVRDAVISLIDQEREGEQIDRALLKNVLDIFVEIGMGQMDHYENDFEAAMLNDTSAYYSRKASNWILEDSCPGYMLQAEECLKREKDRVAHYLHSSSESKLLEKVQHELLSVYANQLLEKEHSGCHALLRDDKVEDLSRMFRLFSKIPRGLDPVSSIFKQVVTAEGTELVKLAEDAASNKKAEKKDIVGLQEQVFVRKVIELHDKYLAYVNDCFQNHTLFHKALKEAFEIFCNKGVAGSSSAELLATFCDNILKKGGSEKLSDEAIEETLEKVVKLLAYISDKDLFAEFYRKKLARRLLFDKSANDEHERSILTKLKQQCGGQFTSKMEGMVTDLTLAKENQTSFEEYLHNNSNTDAGMDLTVTVLTTGFWPSYKSFDLNLPAEMVRCVEVFKEFYQTKTKHRKLTWIYSLGTCNISGKFEPKTMELIVTTYQASALLLFNSTDRLSYSEIMTQLNLSDDDVIRLLHSLSCAKYKILTKEPNTKTISPTDYFEFNSKFTDKMRRIKIPLPPVDEKKKVIEDVDKDRRYAIDASIVRIMKSRKVLNYQQLVMECVEQLGRMFKPDVKAIKKRIEDLISRDYLERDKDNANLFKYLA; translated from the exons ATGAGTGAACGCAAGACTATCGACTTGGATCAAGGATGGGATTTTATGCTGAAGGGAATAATGAAGCTGAAGAACATTCTAGAAGGGTTACCTGAACCTCAGTTCAGCTCTGAGGACTATATGATGCTATACAC GACCATTTACAATATGTGTACTCAAAAGCCTCCTCATGACTATTCCCAACAATTGTATGATAAGTACAAGGAGTCATTTGAAGAGTACATCATATCAACG GTATTACCTTCTTTGAGAGAGAAGCATGATGAATTTATGTTGCGAGAACTTGTGAGGAGGTGGGCAAACCATAAAATTATGGTTAGATGGCTTTCTCGTTTCTTTCACTATTTGGATCGATATTTTATTGCCCGGAGGTCACTTCCACCGCTTAATGAAGTTGGGCTGACTTGCTTCCGTGATTTG GTTTACAAGGAACTAAATGGGAAAGTGAGAGATGCAGTGATTTCTCTT ATTGATCAAGAACGTGAAGGAGAGCAGATTGATCGAGCtctattaaaaaatgtattagaTATATTTGTCGAAATTGGAATGGGACAAATGGATCACTATGAGAATGATTTTGAAGCTGCCATGCTCAATGACACGTCTGCATATTATTCTCGAAAGGCTTCAAACTGGATCCTAGAAGATTCTTGTCCTGGTTATATGCTCCAG GCTGAGGAGTGCTTGAAACGGGAGAAAGATAGGGTTGCTCATTACCTGCACTCTAGTAGCGAGTCAAAGTTATTAGAG AAAGTTCAACATGAGCTTTTGTCTGTATATGCAAACCAACTCCTTGAAAAAGAGCATTCTGGATGTCATGCATTACTTAGAGACGACAAG GTTGAAGACTTGTCAAGGATGTTTAGGCTCTTCTCTAAAATACCCCGAGGCTTGGATCCTGTTTCCAGTATATTTAAGCAGGTTGTGACAGC AGAAGGTACAGAATTGGTGAAGTTGGCTGAAGATGCAGCAAGTAACAAGAAG GCAGAGAAAAAGGATATTGTTGGTTTACAAGAGCAG GTTTTTGTTCGAAAGGTGATTGAGCTGCATGACAAGTACCTGGCATATGTGAACGACTGTTTCCAAAACCACACTCTATTCCACAAG GCTCTTAAGGAGGCTTTTGAGATTTTTTGCAACAAGGGTGTTGCTGGAAGCTCAAGTGCCGAACTGCTTGCCACTTTTTGTGATAATATTCTCAAGAAAGGAGGAAGTGAAAAATTGAGTGATGAAGCAATTGAAGAAACCCTTGAAAAG GTTGTCAAGCTACTTGCCTATATTAGTGACAAAGATTTGTTTGCCGAATTTTATAG GAAAAAGCTTGCTCGAAGACTTCTTTTTGATAAGAGTGCCAATGATGAACATGAGAGGAGtattttgacaaaattgaagcaacaatGTGGTGGTCAATTTACCTCGAAGATGGAAGGAATG GTTACAGATTTGACGCTGGCAAAGGAAAATCAAACAAGCTTTGAGGAATATTTACACAATAATTCTAATACAGACGCCGGAATGGACTTGACAGTCACAGTTCTGACCACTGGTTTCTGGCCTAGTTACAAATCTTTTGACCTCAATCTTCCTGCAGAAATG gtTAGGTGTGTAGAAGTTTTCAAGgaattttatcaaacaaaaaCTAAGCACAGAAAACTTACGTGGATTTATTCCTTGGGTACATGCAATATAAGTGGGAAATTTGAACCAAAAACTATGGAGCTGATTGTGACGACTTACCAG GCGTCAGCATTGCTTCTTTTCAATTCCACAGATAGACTGAGTTATTCTGAGATAATGACTCAGTTGAACTTGTCTGACGATGATGTTATTAGACTGCTTCACTCTTTGTCGTGTGCCAAGTACAAGATTCTTACCAAGGAACCAAACACTAAAACAATATCACCTActgattattttgaatttaattcaaaatttacagACAAAATGAGGAGGATCAAG ATTCCTCTTCCTCCTGTGGATGAGAAGAAAAAAGTAATTGAGGATGTCGACAAGGACAGAAGATATGCTATTGATGCCTCAATTGTGCGTATCATGAAGAGTCGGAAAGTTTTAAATTACCAACAGTTAGTTATGGAGTGCGTTGAACAATTAGGTCGCATGTTTAAG CCTGATGTCAAAGCAATTAAGAAGCGGATTGAAGATTTGATCTCTCGGGACTATCTGGAAAGAGACAAAGATAATGCAAATTTGTTCAAGTACTTGGCATGA
- the LOC101490854 gene encoding protein LATERAL BRANCHING OXIDOREDUCTASE 1, producing the protein MAPVPISTLNVGHIDDVQELRRTKPKTIPQRFVRNMTERPTLQTPLSPPNSDMPVIDFSKLSKGTKEEILNELYKLATACEEWGFFQVINHEIDLNLMENLEDLSREFFMLPLEEKQKYPMAPGTVQGYGQAFVFSEDQKLDWCNMFALGIEPHYVRNQNLWPKKPARLSETVELYSREIRKLCQNLLKYIAIGLSLEEDVFEKMFDEAVQAIRMNYYPPCSRPDLVLGLSPHSDGSALTVLQQAKGSPVGLQILKNNTWVPLQPIPNALVINIGDTIEVLTNGKYKSVEHRAVANEDKDRLSIVTFYAPSYEIEVGPMDEFVDEKHPCKFRRYNHGEYSKHYVTNKLQGKRALDFAKMEIMNNTN; encoded by the exons ATGGCTCCTGTACCAATTTCTACCTTAAACGTAGGACACATTGATGATGTACAAGAATTAAGAAGAACTAAGCCTAAGACAATTCCTCAAAGATTTGTAAGAAACATGACAGAAAGACCAACACTTCAAACACCTCTTTCCCCACCAAATAGTGACATGCCTGTCATTGATTTCTCTAAGCTTAGTAAAGGGACCAAAGAAGAAATCCTCAATGAACTTTATAAGCTTGCAACTGCTTGTGAAGAGTGGGGATTTTTTCAG GTGATTAATCATGAGATTGACCTCAATCTGATGGAGAACTTAGAGGATTTGAGCAGGGAGTTTTTTATGCTACCTTTGGAAGAGAAACAGAAATACCCTATGGCTCCAGGCACAGTCCAAGGGTATGGACAAGCTTTTGTTTTCTCAGAGGATCAGAAGCTTGACTGGTGCAACATGTTTGCTCTAGGAATTGAACCTCACTATGTAAGGAACCAAAATCTTTGGCCAAAGAAGCCTGCAAGACTCAG TGAAACAGTGGAATTGTACTCAAGAGAAATAAGGAAACTATGTCAAAATTTGCTGAAATACATAGCAATAGGGCTGAGTTTGGAAGAAGATGTGTTTGAGAAGATGTTTGATGAAGCAGTACAAGCCATAAGGATGAATTATTATCCACCATGTTCAAGACCTGACCTTGTTTTGGGTCTGAGTCCTCATTCAGATGGAAGTGCTCTCACTGTGCTGCAACAAGCAAAGGGAAGTCCAGTGGGACTTCAAATACTCAAAAACAACACATGGGTCCCTCTTCAACCAATTCCAAATGCTCTTGTCATCAACATTGGTGACACAATAGAA GTTCTTACAAATGGAAAATACAAGAGTGTGGAGCATAGAGCTGTGGCTAATGAGGATAAAGATAGACTCTCAATTGTGACATTTTATGCTCCTAGCTATGAAATTGAGGTTGGACCAATGGATGAATTTGTTGATGAAAAGCACCCATGCAAGTTTAGAAGATACAATCATGGAGAGTATAGTAAACACTACGTAACAAATAAGTTACAAGGAAAGAGGGCCCTGGACTTTGCCAAGATGGAAATCATGAATAATACAAACTAG